The DNA sequence ACAAGGGGTATCTCCAAATCACTTCCCGTCGATAGGTCCATCCACACACTCGTAACACGTTTCGCATTCCACATACAGCAAACCCATGCATCAGAGACTCTTCCACAGCTTCTTATACCAGGGCAAAGTCGAGTCAATCTCCTCACCATCGGCGAGAGGTCGtcttccatcatccaaaTCCTTTCTCCTGCCCTCCTGAAGGTCGACTGTGTGAATGTTGACAGTTTTTGTCTTGTTCCAGAACTTGTAGACGACATAAATGACGCCGAAGAGAGGCAGTAGAATGTAGGCGTCGACAAAGTCGACGGCGTCAAAAGGCGCAAAGGTGGCCCAGCCCTGGATGAGGGCAAGGAAGATGTTGGTGCCGAGACCAAACCAGGCATTGTAGGGGTAGAGCATTGACTTGAAAGGCAGCTCGGAGTCGGAGTGTCCCTGAGCTGCCCAAGCCTTTCTGAAGCGGATATGAGTCCAGCTGATGGCGGCCCATACCAAAAAGGTAGAGACACCGCTGAGGTTGACAATGTAGGAGTAGGCATCCTGGGCACCCGTGCTGACATTCATCATGCTCAATGCACCAAAcaggttggtgaagatgatggcagGGACGGGGACACCTCTCTTGTTGGTCCATCCCAAGAACTTGGGAGCCTTTTGAGTCTGAGCCATGAACAGAATGGTGCGACTGCCAATGAAGATGGAAGAGTTGACGGCGCTAAGGCAAGTGACAAGGATAAAAGCATTGATCAGATGCTTGCCGCCCTCCCACCCGGCGTTCGCGATGGCGATTGTCATGGGACTGCGCAATGCACGTTGTGTAGCCGATGTCAGGTCGGGGCTGTTGGCGGGGCAGACGAGCCCGAAGAAAAAGGCACTGCCCATgtacaccaccacaatgcGGATGAATACCTGTCGAATGGCCAATGGCACGGCGCGACGGGGATTCTTAGTctcggtggcggcgacggcaACGGATTCGACTCCGGCGTAAAAGGTGCTGCAGAAAACAAAGACCGAGGCAACACCGCGGAAGCCATCCGTAAAGGCACCGGGTTCACGCCAGTAACTGAATCCAATAGCTTCGGCGCCAATCACACCACCAGATGCGTAGCTGGCAAGTGTTAGCACAACTGTAACCGATCCTCGAGTAATACTGGATTCTTACATcaggctgaagaagaagaaggcgatcAAGCCAACAAGCTTGAAAAGCGCCAGCCAGAACTCGGCCTCGCCAAAGGTTTCGACACCCAACATCTGGAAGGCGGTGAAGGAGAACTGTGGGCAAAGTATCAGCATAAAGCCCATATATCCCACGCTATGGAGGACTCACCCAAAAAATCAAGAACCACCCCCAAATGGGAATGGCATCCGTCCAGTCAACCATGATGCTCGAGATGACGTTGTACTCGTTCGCCAAGACACAGAACCAAATGATAAAGTAATTCCACCCAACAGCCACACCAAACGCCTTGTCAACGAATCTGTCTGACAGCCCGGTAAAAGCACCGCCGGTCGGGTACAGCGTGGTGAGTTCACCCAGACTCTGCATAATAGAAAAGGCAATGATACCAATCACGCCAAAGCCAATCAACAGAGCAGCCGGGCCACCATTTGCCAGAGCTCGGCCCGATCCAATGAGAAGACCGGGTCCAATGATGCCGGCAAGAGCCATCATGGAAAGGTGACGGGTCTTGAGGCCGCGCTTCACGCCCGAGTTTGGGTCAATGGCGGCGAAGTCGTCCGACTCGGAGCCGGATATACCGGCATTGTTCTCAACAGCCACGCCATACTCAGACCCCTTTTTCGAGACTGATACATCTTCACCACGCTTTCCGCgcaaggcggagaaggatgGGAAGCCCATATTCGAGAGGTGCTCGGTACGTcgtggtgaaggtgatgtCGGAATGTAGACCCAGATTGGGAAGGTCGAGGTGTTGATCCGGGTCACTCCTTGACAGCAGACCGTGGAGAGACACAAGAGACACCAGTGAGACGCGAGAAACTGGGGAAAGCAACGATGTTTAAACTTTGAGCTCAAGACAGACCCTGCATGCTGCTATGCAAGTCTGTCCCAGGATCATGGATAGTGTCGTTGCCCAGACTCCACCAGTCGTCGTGTCGACATGGCACTCTCGCTGCGTCGTACTGCATTCGGATTGTCTATTGTCCATAGACGTGGTGCGGGGACGTCGCGTGGGTTGGAGGTACGAAGGTGCATCAGGAAGCATTAAGCGACCACTAACAGCTTGTCGTAGTTTGTTTGCGGTGGTTGTGATAGTGACGGGTGGTTGTGGCATTATTCCTGGCACAGATTGCGCAATTGCACTGGCGTCCAGGTCGACGTCGTCGTGAGTGGGTCTGATTGGCCTGCcaagggggggagtgggggtcGTTCAGCGGCTTGATCCCGCGGAGCATCCACTTTTTACCTGTTGGCTTTGAAGGCTTGGACTACGCTTTCACGCTTTGTCGACCTCGGGGAAGGGCCAAGAATTGGAATCACGCAACCAACATGGCAAGATTCGAAGGAGACACCTAACAGAAATGCCGGGGCAGTTTTACCGATTCCGGCCACCCGACTCCCTGTCCACGGCCCGGCACCTGGATATGACGTCACTCACTCGGCTAAAAAAACACTTGCCGGAAATAATATCGTCCCATCAATGAACGCGTCTCTATCAAGATATCAAATCCACTTAAAAGGGTTCGACCGAAACATGCGAATCCCGCACAAACTTGCGGATGTTGCGCCAGATCTTGGCGCTGCGCTACGAATGAAACGGGTCAGCAACCGACATCTTCCCTCCAGTCCAATGCCTTATTCACATACCTGTTTGGCGGCGTCCTCGGCGTAGTCCTTTCGCTCCTCAAACACCTCAGTGAACCGGCGAAGGTCTCCCTGCATTTGGGTGCGCCAAGACTTGTCTCCATCTTGGACGATCGAATCCAGCTTGGCGATCAGAGGGCCCAGGGAGTCGACCGTCGTGGTGAATAGCTTGGCCAGCTCCCGAGCGACCTTCAACCGGGTCCGGGCGCTCAAGACTTCAGTGTACAGCTCCACGAGAGGTTCGCCCTTGAGTCTGAGTCCAGGTTGGAGCAGTTCCGAGACTTTCTTGAGCTCGGCAACAGCTGCCAGGACGTTGTAGTAGACCACGGTGATCATCTTGCTGAGTAGGGCGGCATCTTTGATCCACTCCCTTTTCTCCTCGTCCATCAGGTAGAGCTCATCGGTCATGGATGACTGGGAACAAACGGGTTAGTGAAATGGGTGCCAAGGTTGGGACGTCAACGGTTCGCAAACCTTCATCGTACGCTCAAGGCAAGCGCCAAAGCTGTTGTACGTCGTCGCCATTTCCTCAGAAAGTACCACACACCTCTCCATCTGTCTCCCAGCAGCCCCAAGAGGCCTTTCGAATCCACCAACGGGTCCCTCTCTGGACTAAAGGTAGCCCGCTCGATAAAGTTGGACGTGATTTCCGACCGCTCGATGATTTCCTTGAGATTGGCTGTAATCCCCCGGAGGTTGCGGAGCCCGGTAGAGGCAAGTTTAAGAATTTCGCGGACGGGCTTTGGCATCTCAGAAGGACTGAGCCTACAGCAGCGATTCAGTAAAAGATGATGAGTGGTGGACGATACAGAATCAGCAAAATACTTACCGCTCACCCTGGTGGCCGGACAACCATCCATACTTCCTGACCTGCTCGTCCTCAAGCAAAGCCGTGTAGTAAACCGAGCCCAGCTTGTGAATCCATCTGGGCAACACGGCCATATTGTGGTCCCAGTTCTTGCGCTCACCACAGAGGATGCCCTCCAATGCAATCTGGACGGAATGAgtgttgatggttggcatGGTTGCTTGTCTCTTGAGATGGCAAGTCTGCGATGTGTGGTGTGGtcgagaggaagatgagacGCCGACTGAAAAGCCAACAGAGAAAGCTTTTATCCTGGTCTACTATGATATTCACTTTGGTCCGTCTGTGTGGGAACAATCCGGTGAGTGTCTGGTGGGGCCATGAGATGTTCCAGAATGCGAGTAAATACATGGGTGTAAACAGCTGCTCCTACCTATTTAACTGCCTAAAAGTTGCTCCCTGTCACATCTTGGGATGAACCAGAGCAGCCTTTCCCTCTGTTCTTGATGCGGCTGACGGTGCACCACAGGGCAGTTGCGAGAAGCACACGGAAGACTGGCTGTCGTGATGAATCCGTGAACAAACTCTATCGGTTGCAGACTTATCACCAGCCAGAGAGCTCACAAGTCTTGATTCGACTACAACAGGTATCGTACTGCGCATTGGGAATCGCTCAATTGGATCCTCCACACTGAAATGTCTTCCGCCTTAAGACTAGCCCTACACAGACTTGTTCACTTCAACGCCTTCATCAGGCAACTTTGTGTGAGTGCTGCGCATGTGAAAAAAGACTCGAGATGTAACATCACCAAAAAAGTATGTTTcaaggaaaaagagagaaaaataAACTCCTCCGGGAAGGCTCGAACTTCCAACCTCCTGATTAACAGTCAGACGCGCTAGCCAATTGCGCCACAGAGGATCTGTTCTGTGGGCCTCGAACTAGCGACTATCTGCCAAATCGTCTTGGCACCTTCAGCTGCCCTTTTCACCCTATAATGTCAACCCCCCCGGGCTTCACTCCTAGAAACAACCACTTCATTCCCGTCGATCTTCACCCGAAGACTCTTTGCAGCCTTTTCCATCACCTTCCTGGGCCCGAGTCCGCCGCCAGCCTCACTTCGACACTGTTGACCAAGAGCGAGGAGAGGGGCGATGGCAGCGTCTTTGTAGTCAAAAAACATCTCACTATAGTCAGATCCTGCCTCGTGTCTGGCTGCCTTGCGCATTCTGACTTGTTCAATAATGGTAGCAACCAAGAAGATGGACGCGACGAGTAGCTCAACCGCCAAAAAGGTCAGCCACGGCCAGGTGATGTGAACATAGGATTCCTGCTTCCACGCCTGCCCTGTGACATTGAAAGCATCGCTGGACAGCTGGAGTTCTTGATCGGTCGTTCTAAGTCTGAGGGAGTGTCAGTCAAAGCAACGTGCCCGGTCATGTGAAGAGAAACATACCGGTAAGAGATACTCGTGGCGATATTCTTGAAGAGATATGTCATGGTATCTATTCGCGCCGtcgtgttgatgatggtcgTCTCGGTGTACAAGACCATCTGCATGATGGTTTTGATAAAGTCACTTCTTGTTACAACCCCACGGCTGGGCGAGTCCCACGGCTCGTAGTATGTTTCGCGCCCAGATCCCATCATGTATGTCTTCATCTCGCCCGCGATGAACTCCATGGCACGGTAGTTGGCACTGAAGCTCCCCGACGGAATCGAAGAGTTGGGTGGGCTCTCGAGATGCAGCGTGATATTCCACTTGGACGACGGGCTATGACGGCATCCAGTTGGCACGCCCACTTTGGAGCTGCAGTTcatgttgaggaagaagtcAGAGTCCTCCGGTGTTGGCTGTGAAGTGGTAGCAATAAGCTGGTTGTCGTGTATACCATTTCGGACAGTGGTGTTGTAGGTTTGGACGCATAGGTGAAACAGAAACTCGAGGGCTTCGTGTCGAAACTGGTGTGTTGCACTGGCAATGTTGGAGCCGTTGGACATATCTGTCAGCTGCCGCATGTTCTCGTCGTCCTGTGGGATAGGGACAGTGTAGAGCTCCACAAACGACGCTATCCGTGTCGCCATCAACGTGGGATTGTCTGCGAACCCAACGGTCTGGTTGCCCACGAGCATATCGGACACAGCAGCCATTCGACTTTGGTGAACCAGATCGACGTGCGTGCCGGGGAGAGAGGCGTTCCATATGGTGCGTCTGGGGTAAAAAGGATCGCCCATCATAACCACAGACCCGTTGTTCTTGacaacagcctcctctcccggCTCCGGACCCGGCCAGCTTTGCACGACTATCGCTGAGGAAATGTCGACCATCTCCACACAGACGCCCAAGGAGTGGAACACATCAAAGGTGCAATTGCCAGTCGGACAGGTCGCTCCAGTAGGCGCCATGCGTACTCTGCGGCTTTGCTTTCCGTCGGGAGTAATGGCTTCCAGCATTGCAGTGCGCGTCGCAAACGTGACTTCATCTCTGGGCGACATGACGGTGCGAACCGCTGGAACTTCTGCAAGCTCAGCTGCCACAACCTCCCGAACTGGGTAGCTGATGGCCAACTGTGTTATTGGAGATGTCACCACACTTATGATGGTAATGAAAGCCCCAATGACGACGATATGCTTCGTACGGATTCGAGTGAGCAAAACGATAGAGCCCCACGGTCCCCTGCTTGCTTGGTCGATGACGTGAAAGTCGTGCAGCGGTCTTTCGTCCAGGAACCAGGACCACTGAGCTTGGCTAATTGCTATTGATACTGGAACCATGAAGGCTGCTTTGgaaagggtggtgaagagagcAAGAAAGGTGTTGAGTGAGATTTTCAGTGGCCAGTCTGGTAGTTGCTGGCGGTCGAACTTGAAGAGTGTGACGACTATGGTGATAAAGGCAAGTAGGCTGAGAAGAACGCATAGCATCTCCAGCATCCATATCCTCCAGAGTGGTTTGGTCAAGGCACCACTCGCGGCTTCAGACCGGTGACTCGAGACCCGTACACCCTTCAGTTCCCGATTGGAGTCGTGGGTGAAGGCAGGTTGTG is a window from the Podospora pseudocomata strain CBS 415.72m chromosome 6, whole genome shotgun sequence genome containing:
- the AGP3 gene encoding General amino acid permease (COG:E; EggNog:ENOG503NUN0), which gives rise to MGFPSFSALRGKRGEDVSVSKKGSEYGVAVENNAGISGSESDDFAAIDPNSGVKRGLKTRHLSMMALAGIIGPGLLIGSGRALANGGPAALLIGFGVIGIIAFSIMQSLGELTTLYPTGGAFTGLSDRFVDKAFGVAVGWNYFIIWFCVLANEYNVISSIMVDWTDAIPIWGWFLIFWFSFTAFQMLGVETFGEAEFWLALFKLVGLIAFFFFSLIYASGGVIGAEAIGFSYWREPGAFTDGFRGVASVFVFCSTFYAGVESVAVAATETKNPRRAVPLAIRQVFIRIVVVYMGSAFFFGLVCPANSPDLTSATQRALRSPMTIAIANAGWEGGKHLINAFILVTCLSAVNSSIFIGSRTILFMAQTQKAPKFLGWTNKRGVPVPAIIFTNLFGALSMMNVSTGAQDAYSYIVNLSGVSTFLVWAAISWTHIRFRKAWAAQGHSDSELPFKSMLYPYNAWFGLGTNIFLALIQGWATFAPFDAVDFVDAYILLPLFGVIYVVYKFWNKTKTVNIHTVDLQEGRRKDLDDGRRPLADGEEIDSTLPWYKKLWKSL
- a CDS encoding hypothetical protein (COG:S; EggNog:ENOG503PDYW), whose product is MDHLNANHIYHHGHGYGPVADPYTGVPPGHYDAAPSTRDFDSTTQWVNTLEGPSAAGSKRGQEGPQPAFTHDSNRELKGVRVSSHRSEAASGALTKPLWRIWMLEMLCVLLSLLAFITIVVTLFKFDRQQLPDWPLKISLNTFLALFTTLSKAAFMVPVSIAISQAQWSWFLDERPLHDFHVIDQASRGPWGSIVLLTRIRTKHIVVIGAFITIISVVTSPITQLAISYPVREVVAAELAEVPAVRTVMSPRDEVTFATRTAMLEAITPDGKQSRRVRMAPTGATCPTGNCTFDVFHSLGVCVEMVDISSAIVVQSWPGPEPGEEAVVKNNGSVVMMGDPFYPRRTIWNASLPGTHVDLVHQSRMAAVSDMLVGNQTVGFADNPTLMATRIASFVELYTVPIPQDDENMRQLTDMSNGSNIASATHQFRHEALEFLFHLCVQTYNTTVRNGIHDNQLIATTSQPTPEDSDFFLNMNCSSKVGVPTGCRHSPSSKWNITLHLESPPNSSIPSGSFSANYRAMEFIAGEMKTYMMGSGRETYYEPWDSPSRGVVTRSDFIKTIMQMVLYTETTIINTTARIDTMTYLFKNIATSISYRLRTTDQELQLSSDAFNVTGQAWKQESYVHITWPWLTFLAVELLVASIFLVATIIEQVRMRKAARHEAGSDYSEMFFDYKDAAIAPLLALGQQCRSEAGGGLGPRKVMEKAAKSLRVKIDGNEVVVSRSEARGG